CCATCGCCCAACCTACGCCGACCGCGCTCAACACGCCGCCGAACTGGAACAACGCGCCGATAAACGCGGCCTGCTCCATACTTGCGCCGCTGTCGCGCATCAGGGTCGGCAGCCAACTGGTCAACAGGTACACGATTACCAGGCCCATGAAGTACGTCAGCCACAGCAGCAAGGTGCCGGCGCTGTAGGTACCGGAGAAGATCACCGCGAACACGTTGCGGGCCTTCACGGTTTTTTGTTCGGGCACGCTGAAATGAGTGGCCTGGGCGACCAGGTTGGGTTCGATGGGCGAGAGGGTCCGGCGCACGTTGTCGGCGCCACGGTTGCGTACCACCAGATAACGCGCCGATTCCGGCAACCACACCAGCAATACCACGGCCAGGATCAACGGCAGGATGCCGCCGACCAGCAGCAGACTGTGCCAGCCGAATGCCGGAATCAGCTTGGCCGAAATAAACCCGCCGCCGGCCATGCCCAGGTTGAAGCCGCAGAACATGCTGGTCACCAGCAGCGACTTGTGGCGTTCAGGAGTGTATTCGGAGAGCAAGGTGGTGGCGTTGGGCATCCCCGCCCCCAGGCCCAGCCCGGTGAGAAAACGCAGCACCAGCAACTGATCGACGTTGCTGCTGTAGGCCGAAGCCAGGCTGAAGGCACCGAATACCAGCACCGCGCCTACCAGCACGACTTTGCGCCCGAAGCGGTCGGCCAGCGGGCCGGAGCCGAGGGCGCCGAACACCATGCCGATCAACGCGGCGCTCATCACCGGGCCGAGGCTGGCGCGGTCAATGCCCCAGTCCTGGGACAACGCCGGTGCAATAAAGCCCATGGCTGCCGTATCGAGGCCATCGAGGAACACAATCAGGAAACACAGGATAACCACGCGCCACTGATAGCGTGACAGCGGCTGGGCATTAATAAAGGACTGCACGTCCAGGGTGGTACCGACAGAAGGCTGATTCATTATTTTTATTCCACACCGATGGCGGGCGGACGGCCTGGGGCCGTCATTCTTATTAAGTGGCGCTTGAACAGCGCTGCCGCACATTAATAAGCCGGGGGAAACAGCGTCAATTGATCAGCTCGGGATCTGTGCGGTCACCGAACAGCTTACGCAAATAATTGCGCACTCAGCTCGCGGCTGGCGCTGAGCATGCTCGGCAGGAAGCGCTGCTCCAGCTCGCTGCGGCTGACACGCCCGGCGTGGGTGCTGACGTTCAGCGCCGCGAGCACCTGCCCGGAAGCGTCATAGACCGGCACCGCGATGGAACGCAGGCCTTGCTCGAGCTCCTGGTCGACGATGCACCAGCCTTGCTGGCGTACCTGCTGCAGGCATTCGAACAACGCTTCGGGGGTGGTGAGGGTGCGGCTGGTCTTGGTTTGCAGGTCGGCATGATCGAGGTAGTCCTGCAGCGAAGCGTCGTCCAGCGCCGCCAAAAGGATGCGCCCCATGGACGTGCAGTAGGCCGGCAAACGCCCGCCGACGGACAGATCGACCGAGATCAGCCGCTGGGTGGTCGCCGAACGCGCGATGTAGAGGATGTCGTCGCCTTCGAGGGTAGCCATGTTGCATGCCTCGTGCAGTTGCTCACTCATGCGGTCCAGATAAGGTTGGGCCGACACCGCCAGTGGCGTGGACGACAGGTACGCATGGCCCAGGGTCAGCACCTTGGGCAATAACGAATAGGTACGCCCGTCGGTGGTGGCGTAGCCGAGCTTGATCAGGGTGTGCAGACAACGGCGCACGGCGGCACGCGGGATTTCGGTGCGGTGGCTGATCTGGGCGATGGTGAGGTGGCGCTTGCGCTCCTGGAACGCCTGCACCACCGCCAGGCCGCGAGCCAGGGAGGTCATGAAGTCGGGGTCACCGGTGAACGCCTGGATGCGCTTGGCCGGCGAAGCAACGATCGGAGGCGCCACGGACGCGAAGGAATTGCGCAATTGATCGTTCATCTCGATGCCTTCTCTTATTGTCAGCCGCTGGGGAGGTTTGCCAGGTATTACAAGCCGCGCCGGCTGCGGGATACAAGATTGCGCCGACATCACTGTGCGATTATCGGACGATGATTCGATAATCGCAATTTAGCGCGAGCACACCGCAGAGTGCTCAGCCGTGAGTGTGCCAAGGGAAAGTTGTACAAATGCATTAACAGCGTTTAACCAATTGTGAAGCGCAGGCACTTATTAAATGCTCACACACCGATGTAACAAAAGCCTCATACAAAGTTGAAGCTTTTTAACTCTATGCCGATAGTGTTATACAAATGCGCCGCTATAATGCACCCTGCGCCCGGATCGCGGTCTGCAGGTTCGCCGACCACGCCTGCCGCCACTGCACAGGAGTGCGGGGCAAGCGCACTATCAGCCTGGAATGACCCGCACGTCGCATGCAAAGGCACCTGTGTTTCATAAGTTGGCGTTGCAAGGGGTCAACTTTGTTCGCCTTGAGACGCCATCCAGGCATAACGCTTTAACTTACTTACACCCAACTCAATTAGGTAACGATGTGACGAAAGATGAACTGCGCGCGGAACTAGAGCGCCAGGAACAACGTTACAAGGACGTTTACGGCGGGGAAGTCACCACCTACGCCGCCCAGCCTGAACCTGAGCGTAAGCCATGGCGCAAGCGCGCCAGCCTGCTGGACCAGGCCTTTGCCCAGGAAATCCAGAAGATTGAAGAGGAACTCAAGACCGAAGAGCCGTAGGCGCAGCACAAAAGGATGGCGCATAGCCAGCTCGAGCCAATCCGCCTCTCTGCGCCCTCGGTAAAATTTCATACAAATGTTTCAGAGATGACGTTTTGGCGACAATCGCCCTCGCAAAGGGGCCGCGGCTATATAAATCAATGACTTGTCAAAGCCCCGGAAACCCTGGGATGCACAGCGCTCCCCGGTGTTTTTCCAGTGAAGATTGTTACCGATGAGCAGCTAGTGCATCGATTACTGAGGTTTTCTGGCATAATCGCGCCCCCTTACGACCGGGTCAGAAAACCTTCATGATCGATTTATTCAGCGGACTGGATGCGTGGGTTCTAGTGAGCCTGTTGCTCGCCCTGGCCTTTGTCCTCGCCTTCGAGTTCATCAATGGCTTTCATGACACCGCTAACGCGGTGGCCACAGTCATCTATACCAAAGCCATGCCGCCGCACCTGGCCGTGTTCTTCTCCGGGGTGTTCAACTTCCTCGGCGTGTTGCTCGGTGGTGTCGGTGTCGCCTACGCCATCGTGCACCTGCTGCCGGTGGAGCTGTTGATCAATGTGAACACCGGTCATGGTCTAGCCATGGTCTTCTCATTGCTGGCGGCGGCGATCACCTGGAACCTGGGCACCTGGTACTTCGGTATCCCCGCGTCCAGCTCCCACACTCTGATCGGCTCGATCCTCGGCGTCGGCCTGGCCAACGCACTGATCAACGATATCCCCCTGGCTGACGGTGTGAACTGGCAAAAGGCAGTCGATATCGGTGCCTCTCTGGTGTTCTCGCCGATGGCCGGTTTCCTGGTGGCAGCCCTGGTGCTGATCGGCCTGAAGTGGTGGCGCCCGCTGTCGAAGATGCACAAGACTCCGGACCAGCGCCGCAAGCTCGACGACAAAAAGCACCCGCCGTTCTGGAACCGTCTGGTGCTGGTGATCTCGGCCATGGCCGTGAGCTTCGTGCACGGTTCAAACGACGGTCAGAAAGGTATCGGCCTGATCATGCTGGTGCTGATCGGTATCGTGCCGGCGCAATTCGTTCTCGACCTGGGCAGCACCACTTACCAGATCGAACGCACCCGCGACGCCACTGTGCATTTGAGTCAGTTCTATGAGCGCAATAACGCAACCCTCGGCGAGTTCCTGGCCCTGGGCAAAAGCGTGAAAGATGACCTGCCGGGCAAGTTCCAGTGCAACCCGCAGCAGACCGAGCCGACGATCAATGCGCTGGTCAACACCTTGAAAGGTGTATCCGACTACCACTCGCTGAGCGCCGATCACCGCATCGAAGTGCGTCGCTACCTGCTCTGCCTGGACGATACCGCGAAGAAAGTCGGCAAGCTGCCAGGCCTGGATGCGCGCGAGAAGTCGGACCTCGACAAGCTGCGCAAAGACCTGACCGCCACGACCGAATACGCACCGTTCTGGGTAATCCTGGCCGTCGCATTGGCCTTGGGCCTGGGCACCATGGTGGGCTGGAAGCGCGTAGTGCTGACCATCGGCGAGAAGATCGGCAAACAGGGCATGACCTACGCACAAGGCATGTCGGCGCAGATCACCACGGCGAGCATGATTGGCCTGGCCAACATCTTCAGCCTGCCGGTATCGACCACCCACGTGCTGTCGTCGGGTGTCGCCGGCACCATGGTTGCCAACAAAAGCGGCCTGCAAGGCGGCACGGTCAAGACCATCCTGATGGCCTGGGTGCTGACCCTGCCGGCGACCGTTGCGCTGTCGGCCGGGTTGTTCTGGCTGGCGTCCAAAGCGCTGGGCAGCTGATCGCCCTACGCTGAAAAAAGAAGGTGCGGCCTCGCAAGAGGACCGCACCTTTTTTTATGACTGGGCATTAGCGAAGAGCTCAAATCGCAGGTAAAAAAAAGGGCGACCGAAGTCGCCCAAAATGCCTTGCGTGCTCATGTAATCCAGAAAGACCTATGGTTTTTTACGCTTATTCGCGTCTTTCCAGATAAAAAATCCAAACCCTACAAAGAACATCACCATGAGGCTGACGGTCAGCACTCCGGCAAACACCACATTATCGATGAACATGACCGCCCTCCCGTGCTTGCCCTGTTGCGATGGGGCTAAGTTAACGGAGATGGTGCAGGGGAAAATTGACGAGGATCAATGTCGCCCGCAACGGGGCGTAAAGAAGGGCAATAACTGACCTGCATCAATAGATGCAGGGCATTTCAACGCTTTTTGGGTTTGTTTTTCGGTTTTTTCTTGGTTTTCCCAAGCGGCATGGCCTGTTCAAACGCCTGGCGCACTTCGTTCAGACGCTTGTCGTTCAGGTCATGCACGCGCTTGGCACGTTCGGCATTCAGGTCGATCAGCTTGGGTTCATCACTCATGGCTTGGCTTACGTGGTGGCGGGGAGGCCTCAATAATGCGGCCTCGCCCGCCCGACGGCAAATCAGCGGGCGACAAAAGGCAGGCCATCGACCAAAATCGACGCGTCTGTCCAACCTTTTGAGGCGTCCCCAGGTGGCACTGCACAAAGACCTTCCACCGCTGCTGGCCCTGCGCGCTTTCGAAGCCGTGGCACGACATTTGAGCTTTATCAAGGCAGCGTCTGAATTGTCGGTGACCCAGAGCGCGTTGAGCCATCAAGTGCAGAAACTGGAGCAGCATCTGGGTAAATCACTGTTTGTCCGGCGCACACGTGCGATTGATCTGACCGCCGACGGCCAACAGTATTACGACGACATTCGCCCGGCCCTCGACGCGATCGCCGTCGCCACCCGTGCGCAACGGGCGGCGCCCAGTACGACGGTCTTGCGCATCGGTCTGCTGGCCTCGTTCGCCACCCTGTGGCTGGCCCCCCGCCTGGCCGGATTTCTCAACCGCTACCCGTCTATTCAGGTTGAGTTGCTGCCGGCCATTCAACTGGCCAATGTCCCCGCCGCCGAAGTCGATCTGGCGATCCGCTATGGCAAAGGCGACTGGCCCGACGTACATGCCACACGATTGATGCCGGAGGTGATTTCCCCGGTGTGCAGTCCTGCGTTCAAGGCCGGCCCATTGCACAAGGGGCCGTTGCTGATGGCCACTTCGCACCGGCCGTTCGAGTGGAGCGATTGGTCCGCGCATTACCAGGTCGATCTGGAGCACCACCCCCGCGTGCTGCTGCACGACTACAACATCGTCGTCGAAGCAGCCGTGGCCGGCCAGGGCATTGCCATGGGCCGGCATCGTTTGATCGAAAGGCGTTTGCAGGATGGCAGCCTGGTGCCAGCCTTCGATTGGCCGCCTTATCACAGCGATATCGGTTACTGGCTGATCGCCCCGCCAGGCGGTATCAGCCCAGCGGCCGAATGCTTCGTTGAGTGGCTGAAGGACGCCTGCACTGACGCGTGAGTTATTTCGATACGTCGGGTGAGATCTATCCGTTTGTCGCCGCCGCTCAAGGCCAACATGCTCACGCCTCCCACTCTTAAGAGGTTTGACCATGGACTCCCTCCGCGCCCGCGTAAATGCTCTGGGCCTGACGCTGCCCTCCCCCAGCCAGCCGATTGCCAATTACATCAACCATGTCGCCAGCCACCATCAACTGTTTATCTCCGGGCAAATCCCGCTGGTGGACGGCAAGCCTGCTTATGTGGGCCGATTGGGCGAGACCCTCGGCGATGAAGAAGGCGTTCGGGCCGCGGAGCTGGCGGCCCTGGGATTGCTCGCGCAATTGAGCGATGCCCTGGGCGATGACCTGTCGCGCCTGGTACGAACGCTGCGCCTGGGCGTGTTCATTGCCGCCAGCAGCGATTTTCAACGCCATGGCATGGTGGCCAACGGCGCATCGAACCTATTGGTCAACGTCCTGGGCGAAAAAGGCCGGCATGTCCGCACTGCGATAGGCGTGGCCAGCCTGCCCGCCGGCGTGGCGGTGGAGGTTGATGCGGTGTTCGAGGTGCAGCCGTGAGCCCGCTGGAGGTTCGGCAATTGCGCGCGGCCACGCCGGGCTGCCAGTCGGGGTTGGTGCATTTCAATCATGCCGGCGCCTCCCTGCCGAGCCAGGCGACCGTCGATGCCATCATCGAGCAACTGCAGCGCGAGGCGCGCGACGGGCCAATGGAAGCCGGCGAGCACGGCGCCGTAATGGCGGACAATGCCAGGCGCGCCGCCGCGCGGTTGCTCAACGCCCCGCCCTCCTCGATCGCCTTCGCCGGCAGCGGTTCGAGCGCCTGGAACCTGGCATTCCAGGCCCTTGGTCCCTGGCAGCCGGGGGACCGGATCCTGGTCGGGCGCCATGAATGGGGCGGCAACCTGGCGAGCATGCAAGTGGCCGTAAAAGCGGGCGCCCGTGTGGAAGTGATCCCCTGCGATGCCAGCGGCGCCGTATGCCCGCTGGCGCTGACGGCAATGATCGACGCGCGGGTCAAGCTTATCGACCTGACCTGGCTGCCCGCCAACGGTGGCCTGATCAACCCGGCCCAGGCCATCGGCGAAGTGGCCAGGCGCCATGGCATTGCCTACTTTATCGATGCCGGCCAAGCCGTCGGCCAGATCCCGGTGGATGTGCAGGCGCTGCACTGCGATGTACTCAAGTGCGCCGGGCGCAAGCACCTGCGCGGGCCACGCGCAACGGCACTGCTGTATGTGCGGCCGGCGTTTCTGCCGCGCCTCGACCCGGCCCAGCGCGATGTGTTTTCCGCACCGTGGAGCGCGCAAGGTTTCGACCTGCGCAATGACGCCCGGCGTTTTGAAACCAGCGAAGTGTCCTACGCCCTATTGGCCGGATTGGGCAATGCATTGCACGAGATCAATCAGCTTGGGATCGAGCGAGTCTGGGAAAGGGTTGCGCAGACAAGTGCGAGAATTCGCCAGGCATTGGGTGAGATCGAGGGCATCTCGCTGCATGACCTGGGCGAGCATCGATCGGGCTTGATCGCCTTCAACCTGGAAGGCTGGGACGGGTTCGAACTCAAACGGCAACTGGCCTTGCAACGCATCAATATCGGCGCCAATAACGTGGCCTATACCCCGCTGGACATGCAGGCAAGGAGCCTGCCCGGCATCGCGCGCATCTCCGTCAGCCCGCTTAACGACGAGGGCGATATCGAGATCTTGCTGAACGCCCTGCGCGCACTGCGTGGCTAGACTTCGACGTCTACCCACAATCCCTGGCGCGGCGCATCTTCAATCAGCGGCACGACCGGCACGGTGTTATCGGCGTTGAGCACATCGCCAGGAATGGCCAGGTGCTGCTCCGGGTCTTCATCCGCCTCCCGCCGACGCTTCTGCTGTTCCTGCTGGCGACGCTGTTCCTCGCGCAGCAGAAAGGTGGATTGCTCGGCGTCGCCCTTTTTCAGATCGATCGTACTTTCGTTGGAGCCCTGTTGCACGGGCACCACGGGCGGGATATCCGGCTTCTGGCGCACCGGGTCAAGTTGTGACGTGACCGGCACGACGCTGACGGGCAGCATGGGTGGCAGCATAAGTTTTTCTCTCCTGATCTCAGGCTGTCGGCGCGGCGCAGAGCGACTTGAGCACCAAGGTTGGAACCTGTGACCCAGTCGACACTCGCAAGTGCCCGCCACCCGTCGACTCGACGCACATCGCTGCCCGCGAACGGCGTAGTTTTTGTCAGAGTCCTTGGGCGGTGGACCTTGTTCCGTTAAGATAGTCGGCTTTTTCACGGCGGGAGTCAGGCAGCATGGCGCAGCAGTATCAACCGGGGCAACGCTGGATTAGTGACAGCGAAGCAGAGCTGGGGTTAGGCACCGTTCTGGCACAGGACGGCCGCTTGTTGACCGTGCTCTATCCGGCCACTGGCGACACCCGCCAGTATGCGCTACGGAATGCGCCCCTCACCCGCGTGCGGTTCTCGCCGGGCGACTCCATCACCCATTTCGAAGGCTGGAAAATGACCGTGCAGGAAGTCGACGACGTCGACGGCCTGCTGGTGTACCACGGCCTCAATGGGCAGAACGAGCAGGTCACCCTGCCGGAAACCCAACTCTCCAATTTCATCCAGTTCCGTTTGGCCAGCGACCGTCTGTTCGCCGGGCAGATCGACCCATTGGCCTGGTTCTCGCTGCGTTACCACACCCTGGAACACACCAGCCGCCAACTCCAATCCTCGCTGTGGGGCCTGGGTGGCGTGCGTGCGCAACCCATTGCGCACCAACTGCACATCGCCCGTGAAGTCGCTGACCGTATCGCACCGCGCGTATTGCTGGCCGACGAAGTGGGCCTGGGCAAGACCATCGAAGCCGGCCTGGTGATCCATCGCCAACTGCTGTCGGGCCGCGCCAACCGCGTATTGATCCTGGTCCCGGAAAACCTGCAGCACCAGTGGCTGGTGGAAATGCGCCGCCGCTTCAACCTGCAGGTGGCGCTGTTCGACGAAGAACGCTTTATCGAAAGCGATGCCACCAACCCGTTCGAAGACACTCAACTGGCCCTGGTTGCGCTGGAATGGCTGGTGGACGACGAGAAAGCTCAGGACGCGCTGTTCGCCGCCGGCTGGGACCTGCTGGTGGTCGACGAGGCTCACCACCTGGTCTGGCATGAAGACAAGGCCAGCCCGGAATACGCGCTGGTCGAGCAACTGGCCGAAGTGATTCCGGGCGTATTGCTGCTCACCGCCACCCCGGAGCAATTGGGCCAGGACAGCCATTTCGCGCGTCTGCGCCTGCTTGACCCGAACCGCTTCCACGATCTGCAGGCCTTCCGCGCCGAGAGCGAGAACTATCGCCCCGTCGCCGAAGCCGTGCAGGAACTGCTGGACAAAGGTCGCCTGTCGCCTGCCGCGCACAAGACCATCCAGGGTTTCCTCGGCAACGAAGGTGAAGCGCTGCTCACCGCCGTCAACGATGGCGACACCGAAGCCAGTGCACGCCTGGTGCGCGAGCTGCTCGACCGTCACGGCACCGGCCGCGTGCTGTTTCGCAACACCCGCGCCGCGGTGCAAGGGTTCCCGGAGCGCAAGCTGCACGCTTACCCGCTGCCGAACCCGGACGAATACCTCGAATTGCCGCTGGGCGAGCACGCCGAGTTGTACCCGGAAGTCAGCTTCCAGTCGCAGCCGGACATCGAAGAAGAACATCGCTGGTGGCGTTTCGACCCACGCGTGGAGTGGCTGATCGATCAGCTCAAAATGCTCAAGCGCACCAAGGTCCTGGTGATCTGCGCCCACGCCGAAACCGCCATGGACCTGGAAGATGCACTGCGCGTGCGCTCCGGCATTCCAGCCACGGTGTTCCACGAGGGTATGAATATCCTTGAGCGCGATCGCGCCGCCGCCTACTTCGCCGACGAAGAATTCGGCGCCCAAGTGTTGATCTGCTCGGAAATCGGCAGTGAAGGCCGCAACTTCCAGTTCTCCCACCACCTGGTGTTGTTCGACCTGCCGTCCCACCCGGACCTGCTGGAACAGCGGATCGGCCGCCTGGACCGGATCGGCCAGAAACATGTAATCGAACTGCATGTGCCCTACCTGGAAACCAGCCCGCAGGAGCGCCTGTTCCAGTGGTACCACGAAGCGCTGAACGCTTTTCTCAACACCTGCCCGACCGGTAACGCCTTGCAGCATCAGTTCGGCCCGCGCCTGCTACCGCTGCTGGAAAACGCCGACGATGGCGAGTGGCAAGCGCTGATCGACGAAGCGCGTGCCGAGCGCGAACGCCTGGAAGAGGAACTGCACACAGGTCGCGACCGTCTGCTGGAGCTCAACTCCGGCGGCGCAGGCGAAGGCGATGCGCTGGTGGAGGCCATTCTGGAGCAGGACGATCAGTTCGCGCTGCCGATCTACATGGAAACCCTGTTCGATGCGTTCGGCATCGACAGCGAAGACCATTCGGAAAACGCCCTGATCCTCAAGCCCAGCGAAAAAATGCTCGACGCCAGCTTCCCCCTGGGCGACGACGAAGGCGTGACCATTACCTACGATCGTGACCAGGCGCTGTCGCGTGAAGACATGCAGTTCATCACCTGGGAACACCCGATGGTGCAGGGCGGCATGGACCTGGTGCTGTCCGGCTCCATGGGCAATACCGCCGTGGCGCTGATCAAGAACAAGGCGCTCAAGCCGGGCACCGTGCTGCTTGAACTGCTGTACGTCAGTGAAGTGGTGGCGCCGCGCTCGCTGCAATTGGGCCGCTACCTGCCACCGGCCGCCCTGCGCTGCCTGCTGGACGCCAACGGCAACGACCTGTCCGGCCGCGTGTCGTTCGAAACCCTGAATGATCAGTTGGAAAGCGTGCCACGGGCCAGCGCCAACAAGTTCGTCCAGGCCCAGCGCGATCAACTCACGCCGCGCATCAATGCCGGCGAAGAAAAGATCAGCCCTCGCCATGCCGAACGCGTGGCCGAAGCCAAACGGCGCCTGGCGGCGGACACCGATGAAGAACTGGCTCGCCTGACGGCACTGCAGGCGGTCAACCCGACCGTGCGCGACAGTGAACTGATTGCCCTGCGCCAGCAACGCGAACAGGGCCTGGCCATGCTCGACAAGGCTGCGCTGCGCCTGGAGGCGATTCGGGTGCTGGTGGCGGGTTGATGACCCTCCTGCCCTGCTGACCTTATCGGGGGCAAGCCCCCTCCCACAGTTGACCGAGTTGTCATGTCGGTCACTGATCAATGTGGGAGGGGGCTTGCCCCCGATGGCTTCACCCCAGTCTCAAGCGGTCGCGGCAACAGCCGGCACCTCAACCGCACTCAACCCCTCCTTCATGCGCTTGGCATCCCGCACAAAGCTGCGCGAGGCCTGGAACAGAAACAGCATCGTCAAGAACAGCGCCACCGGGATCAGGTACATGGCGTCGTGCAGGCCCACGGCTTTGTA
The sequence above is drawn from the Pseudomonas quebecensis genome and encodes:
- a CDS encoding MFS transporter, whose amino-acid sequence is MNQPSVGTTLDVQSFINAQPLSRYQWRVVILCFLIVFLDGLDTAAMGFIAPALSQDWGIDRASLGPVMSAALIGMVFGALGSGPLADRFGRKVVLVGAVLVFGAFSLASAYSSNVDQLLVLRFLTGLGLGAGMPNATTLLSEYTPERHKSLLVTSMFCGFNLGMAGGGFISAKLIPAFGWHSLLLVGGILPLILAVVLLVWLPESARYLVVRNRGADNVRRTLSPIEPNLVAQATHFSVPEQKTVKARNVFAVIFSGTYSAGTLLLWLTYFMGLVIVYLLTSWLPTLMRDSGASMEQAAFIGALFQFGGVLSAVGVGWAMDRFNPHKVIGTFYLLAGVFAYAVGQSLGNITLLATLVLVAGMCVNGAQSAMPSLAARFYPTQGRATGVSWMLGIGRFGAILGAWMGATLLGLGWNFEQVLSALVIPAALATTAVVIKGMVSHADAT
- a CDS encoding inorganic phosphate transporter; the encoded protein is MIDLFSGLDAWVLVSLLLALAFVLAFEFINGFHDTANAVATVIYTKAMPPHLAVFFSGVFNFLGVLLGGVGVAYAIVHLLPVELLINVNTGHGLAMVFSLLAAAITWNLGTWYFGIPASSSHTLIGSILGVGLANALINDIPLADGVNWQKAVDIGASLVFSPMAGFLVAALVLIGLKWWRPLSKMHKTPDQRRKLDDKKHPPFWNRLVLVISAMAVSFVHGSNDGQKGIGLIMLVLIGIVPAQFVLDLGSTTYQIERTRDATVHLSQFYERNNATLGEFLALGKSVKDDLPGKFQCNPQQTEPTINALVNTLKGVSDYHSLSADHRIEVRRYLLCLDDTAKKVGKLPGLDAREKSDLDKLRKDLTATTEYAPFWVILAVALALGLGTMVGWKRVVLTIGEKIGKQGMTYAQGMSAQITTASMIGLANIFSLPVSTTHVLSSGVAGTMVANKSGLQGGTVKTILMAWVLTLPATVALSAGLFWLASKALGS
- a CDS encoding LysR substrate-binding domain-containing protein, which translates into the protein MALHKDLPPLLALRAFEAVARHLSFIKAASELSVTQSALSHQVQKLEQHLGKSLFVRRTRAIDLTADGQQYYDDIRPALDAIAVATRAQRAAPSTTVLRIGLLASFATLWLAPRLAGFLNRYPSIQVELLPAIQLANVPAAEVDLAIRYGKGDWPDVHATRLMPEVISPVCSPAFKAGPLHKGPLLMATSHRPFEWSDWSAHYQVDLEHHPRVLLHDYNIVVEAAVAGQGIAMGRHRLIERRLQDGSLVPAFDWPPYHSDIGYWLIAPPGGISPAAECFVEWLKDACTDA
- a CDS encoding RidA family protein, whose product is MDSLRARVNALGLTLPSPSQPIANYINHVASHHQLFISGQIPLVDGKPAYVGRLGETLGDEEGVRAAELAALGLLAQLSDALGDDLSRLVRTLRLGVFIAASSDFQRHGMVANGASNLLVNVLGEKGRHVRTAIGVASLPAGVAVEVDAVFEVQP
- the ccoM gene encoding cytochrome c oxidase subunit CcoM → MFIDNVVFAGVLTVSLMVMFFVGFGFFIWKDANKRKKP
- a CDS encoding aminotransferase class V-fold PLP-dependent enzyme, with product MSPLEVRQLRAATPGCQSGLVHFNHAGASLPSQATVDAIIEQLQREARDGPMEAGEHGAVMADNARRAAARLLNAPPSSIAFAGSGSSAWNLAFQALGPWQPGDRILVGRHEWGGNLASMQVAVKAGARVEVIPCDASGAVCPLALTAMIDARVKLIDLTWLPANGGLINPAQAIGEVARRHGIAYFIDAGQAVGQIPVDVQALHCDVLKCAGRKHLRGPRATALLYVRPAFLPRLDPAQRDVFSAPWSAQGFDLRNDARRFETSEVSYALLAGLGNALHEINQLGIERVWERVAQTSARIRQALGEIEGISLHDLGEHRSGLIAFNLEGWDGFELKRQLALQRINIGANNVAYTPLDMQARSLPGIARISVSPLNDEGDIEILLNALRALRG
- the pcaR gene encoding pca regulon transcriptional regulator PcaR codes for the protein MNDQLRNSFASVAPPIVASPAKRIQAFTGDPDFMTSLARGLAVVQAFQERKRHLTIAQISHRTEIPRAAVRRCLHTLIKLGYATTDGRTYSLLPKVLTLGHAYLSSTPLAVSAQPYLDRMSEQLHEACNMATLEGDDILYIARSATTQRLISVDLSVGGRLPAYCTSMGRILLAALDDASLQDYLDHADLQTKTSRTLTTPEALFECLQQVRQQGWCIVDQELEQGLRSIAVPVYDASGQVLAALNVSTHAGRVSRSELEQRFLPSMLSASRELSAQLFA
- the rapA gene encoding RNA polymerase-associated protein RapA; this translates as MAQQYQPGQRWISDSEAELGLGTVLAQDGRLLTVLYPATGDTRQYALRNAPLTRVRFSPGDSITHFEGWKMTVQEVDDVDGLLVYHGLNGQNEQVTLPETQLSNFIQFRLASDRLFAGQIDPLAWFSLRYHTLEHTSRQLQSSLWGLGGVRAQPIAHQLHIAREVADRIAPRVLLADEVGLGKTIEAGLVIHRQLLSGRANRVLILVPENLQHQWLVEMRRRFNLQVALFDEERFIESDATNPFEDTQLALVALEWLVDDEKAQDALFAAGWDLLVVDEAHHLVWHEDKASPEYALVEQLAEVIPGVLLLTATPEQLGQDSHFARLRLLDPNRFHDLQAFRAESENYRPVAEAVQELLDKGRLSPAAHKTIQGFLGNEGEALLTAVNDGDTEASARLVRELLDRHGTGRVLFRNTRAAVQGFPERKLHAYPLPNPDEYLELPLGEHAELYPEVSFQSQPDIEEEHRWWRFDPRVEWLIDQLKMLKRTKVLVICAHAETAMDLEDALRVRSGIPATVFHEGMNILERDRAAAYFADEEFGAQVLICSEIGSEGRNFQFSHHLVLFDLPSHPDLLEQRIGRLDRIGQKHVIELHVPYLETSPQERLFQWYHEALNAFLNTCPTGNALQHQFGPRLLPLLENADDGEWQALIDEARAERERLEEELHTGRDRLLELNSGGAGEGDALVEAILEQDDQFALPIYMETLFDAFGIDSEDHSENALILKPSEKMLDASFPLGDDEGVTITYDRDQALSREDMQFITWEHPMVQGGMDLVLSGSMGNTAVALIKNKALKPGTVLLELLYVSEVVAPRSLQLGRYLPPAALRCLLDANGNDLSGRVSFETLNDQLESVPRASANKFVQAQRDQLTPRINAGEEKISPRHAERVAEAKRRLAADTDEELARLTALQAVNPTVRDSELIALRQQREQGLAMLDKAALRLEAIRVLVAG